The following coding sequences are from one Streptomyces sp. NBC_01232 window:
- a CDS encoding LacI family DNA-binding transcriptional regulator: MKDVASQAGVGLKTVSRVVNGEPGVTPETEKRVQEAIEALGFRRNDSARVLRKGRTATVGLVLEDLADPFYGPLNRAVEEVARAHGALLINGSSAEDPDRERELALALCARRVDGLIVIPAGDDHRYLEPEMRAGVSTVFVDRPAGRIEADVVLSDSFGGARGGVAHLIAGGHRRIGFIGDQPRIHTVAERLRGYREAMAEAGLPVAESWVSLGSTAPERVAAAARAMLAGSDPVTAVFAGNNRVTVTVVRVLAAHGRPVALVGFDDFELADLLRPGVTVVAQDPAALGRVATDRLFQRLAGVDLTPSRIELPTRLIPRGSGELPPAA, encoded by the coding sequence ATGAAGGACGTGGCGTCCCAGGCGGGCGTCGGCCTCAAGACGGTGTCGCGCGTGGTCAACGGGGAGCCGGGGGTCACCCCCGAGACGGAGAAGCGGGTCCAGGAGGCCATCGAGGCCCTCGGTTTCCGGCGCAACGACAGCGCCCGGGTGCTGCGCAAGGGCCGTACCGCCACCGTGGGCCTGGTCCTGGAGGATCTCGCCGACCCCTTCTACGGCCCGCTGAACCGGGCGGTGGAGGAGGTGGCCCGCGCGCACGGGGCGCTGCTCATCAACGGCTCCAGCGCCGAGGACCCGGACCGGGAGCGGGAGTTGGCGCTCGCGCTGTGCGCCCGCCGGGTGGACGGTCTCATCGTGATCCCGGCCGGGGACGACCACCGCTATCTGGAGCCGGAGATGCGGGCCGGTGTGTCCACGGTGTTCGTGGACCGCCCGGCGGGCCGGATCGAGGCCGATGTCGTCCTCTCGGACAGCTTCGGAGGCGCGCGGGGCGGGGTGGCCCACCTGATCGCGGGCGGCCACCGCCGGATCGGGTTCATCGGCGACCAGCCCCGCATCCACACGGTGGCGGAACGGCTGCGCGGCTACCGCGAGGCGATGGCGGAGGCGGGCCTGCCGGTGGCCGAGTCCTGGGTCTCCCTCGGGTCGACGGCCCCGGAGCGGGTCGCGGCGGCGGCGCGGGCGATGCTCGCGGGCTCGGACCCGGTGACCGCCGTCTTCGCCGGCAACAACCGGGTGACGGTCACGGTCGTACGGGTCCTCGCGGCGCACGGCCGGCCGGTGGCGCTGGTCGGCTTCGACGACTTCGAGCTGGCCGACCTGCTGCGGCCCGGCGTGACGGTGGTGGCCCAGGATCCGGCGGCCCTGGGCCGGGTGGCCACGGACCGCCTGTTCCAACGCCTCGCGGGAGTCGACCTGACCCCGTCCCGCATCGAACTCCCGACCCGCCTGATCCCCCGCGGCTCGGGCGAACTCCCCCCGGCCGCCTGA